The Chryseolinea soli genome contains a region encoding:
- a CDS encoding ABC transporter substrate-binding protein, translating to MRSTFILIPFLLLVACSTRKTETPPAPISTSSATTLHYAEGFTVRYEGHVKHVEVTQPFQGATSGYKYLLVPRNENIPAHADDEKVIRIPLQSIVCTATTHIPLLDYLNESDKLTGFPTTDYISSEKMRQRIDAGKIQELGVDQGMNLERLAVLKPDMVMGYSMNSDYGQFKKMEELGVPVVLNAEYLEKHPLGRAEWIKFMALFFDKEKLADSVFRTIEQSYLETKAMADRATSRPSVLSGVVYSDAWFLPGGKNYASTILNDAGCDYLWKDDPSSGWLQLSFESVYEKAHDADLWIGLGSYTSLREIAAADRRYAKFESFVQKKVYNYDARKGAKGGSEYLELGYLRPDIILKDLVKIAHPELEPGYALFFYRALE from the coding sequence ATGAGATCGACCTTTATCCTTATTCCTTTTCTCCTACTGGTTGCTTGTTCAACCCGAAAAACAGAAACACCTCCTGCGCCCATCAGCACCTCTTCGGCCACGACCTTGCATTACGCAGAAGGGTTCACCGTTCGTTATGAAGGCCATGTGAAGCATGTGGAAGTTACCCAGCCGTTTCAGGGTGCCACGTCCGGCTACAAATATTTGCTCGTGCCGCGCAACGAGAATATCCCGGCACATGCCGATGATGAAAAAGTGATCCGCATTCCTTTGCAATCGATCGTGTGCACGGCGACGACGCATATTCCGTTACTCGACTATCTGAATGAAAGCGACAAGCTGACAGGCTTCCCCACCACCGACTATATCAGCTCTGAAAAAATGCGGCAGCGCATCGACGCTGGAAAAATACAGGAGCTGGGGGTTGACCAGGGCATGAACCTCGAACGCCTGGCCGTGTTGAAACCCGACATGGTGATGGGCTACAGCATGAACTCGGACTACGGTCAGTTTAAAAAAATGGAAGAGCTGGGCGTGCCGGTCGTGTTGAATGCAGAATACTTGGAGAAACATCCCTTGGGGCGCGCGGAGTGGATCAAGTTTATGGCGCTGTTCTTTGATAAGGAGAAGCTCGCCGATTCCGTGTTTCGAACCATCGAACAAAGCTATCTCGAAACGAAGGCCATGGCCGATCGCGCCACGTCACGGCCTTCGGTGTTGAGCGGTGTGGTGTATAGCGATGCGTGGTTTCTACCGGGAGGAAAAAATTATGCCTCCACCATCTTAAACGACGCGGGGTGTGACTATTTGTGGAAAGACGATCCCTCCAGCGGGTGGCTTCAATTGAGCTTTGAGTCGGTTTATGAAAAGGCGCACGATGCCGATCTTTGGATTGGGCTGGGCAGTTACACGTCGCTTCGCGAGATCGCGGCGGCCGACCGGCGGTATGCAAAATTCGAATCTTTTGTTCAGAAGAAGGTCTATAATTATGATGCACGAAAAGGTGCAAAGGGTGGAAGTGAATATCTGGAGTTGGGCTACTTGCGGCCGGATATCATTTTGAAGGACCTGGTGAAGATCGCGCATCCGGAATTGGAGCCGGGGTATGCGTTGTTTTTTTATCGGGCCTTGGAATAG
- a CDS encoding TonB-dependent receptor domain-containing protein gives MLLRLGIFLGCVSVGFLAKAQGDSVVLKPVTVYGLPDEKYLAGGQFYGLDSALRSQQESRHLGEILAFQFPVYFRNYGNGMLSGISMRGTSPSHVAVRWNGININSFSLGQADFSILPTIAFDDVKVHAGGGSARFGSGAFGGSVLLSSTGSTTNILSVSQEVGSFGRYFTSLKGSFRVGRFSSSSSLYRVQAKNDFPIPGYGERQPHAAYWQQGFVQHAQYSFSEARRITLDYWFNDSHKEIQPTIGNNNSTDEQDDRNHRLSVFYEQNTTQGLSKIGGGFVDDKIIYNGTVSEIVRWIASASHQYTFKNQWNVSGSAEWNHIIGKVKEYGPTSPEEDRVDLAAAVQKTFKKVSASFNLRQPFITHVTAPLLPYVGADVVLFENSAQQWLLSVNGSKNFRAPTFNDRYWQEAGSRDLQPETSYAAEAGLGWRYHMLKINARGFYQHIDQWIQWIPMEQGIYRPRNVKQVRTDGIETSVEDQVNIGIVTVRAKLSYQFTQAITLETDDTDAAAVGKQLIYTPLHTGSGTVSAVYKTWSANVYLQYSGKRFTESSNSSVYALDPFVLTDLSLNKLWTQNQHDFMLSFQVKNLFDKTYQLYAGRAMPGRNFNLKISYHLNRKKQ, from the coding sequence ATGCTTTTGCGATTGGGTATTTTTCTGGGATGTGTCAGCGTCGGTTTTCTCGCGAAAGCCCAGGGCGACTCCGTTGTGCTGAAGCCGGTAACGGTCTATGGCCTCCCCGACGAAAAATACTTGGCCGGCGGTCAATTCTATGGCCTGGACTCGGCGTTAAGATCGCAGCAAGAGTCACGTCACCTGGGAGAGATATTGGCGTTTCAATTCCCGGTCTATTTTAGAAACTATGGCAACGGCATGCTGTCGGGCATCAGCATGCGCGGCACATCGCCCTCGCATGTGGCCGTGCGATGGAACGGCATCAACATCAACAGCTTCTCGCTTGGCCAGGCCGATTTCTCCATCTTGCCCACGATAGCCTTCGACGATGTGAAGGTGCATGCGGGTGGGGGAAGCGCGCGCTTTGGCAGTGGTGCCTTTGGCGGATCGGTGTTGCTGTCGTCTACAGGTTCGACAACCAACATCTTGTCTGTTAGCCAGGAGGTGGGAAGCTTTGGCCGCTATTTCACCTCGTTGAAAGGATCGTTTCGCGTTGGAAGATTTTCTTCCTCATCATCACTCTATCGCGTGCAAGCCAAAAACGACTTCCCCATTCCCGGGTATGGCGAACGACAACCCCATGCCGCCTATTGGCAACAGGGCTTTGTGCAACACGCGCAATATTCTTTTTCCGAAGCCCGCCGCATCACCCTCGACTACTGGTTCAACGACTCCCACAAAGAGATCCAGCCCACCATCGGCAACAACAACAGCACCGACGAGCAAGACGACCGCAATCATCGCCTCAGTGTTTTCTACGAACAAAACACCACACAAGGATTGTCAAAGATTGGTGGTGGTTTTGTCGACGACAAGATCATTTATAATGGTACCGTGAGCGAAATTGTCCGCTGGATCGCTTCGGCCAGCCATCAGTATACCTTTAAAAATCAGTGGAACGTTTCCGGCAGCGCCGAGTGGAATCACATCATCGGCAAAGTGAAAGAATACGGCCCCACTTCGCCGGAAGAAGATCGTGTGGATCTGGCCGCCGCCGTTCAAAAGACCTTTAAAAAAGTTTCGGCGTCATTCAATTTGCGACAGCCCTTCATCACGCACGTCACGGCCCCTTTGCTGCCCTACGTCGGCGCCGATGTGGTGTTGTTCGAAAATTCCGCACAGCAGTGGTTGCTGAGTGTGAACGGTTCCAAAAATTTCCGCGCCCCCACATTCAACGATCGCTACTGGCAAGAAGCCGGCAGCCGCGACCTGCAACCCGAAACCAGCTACGCCGCCGAGGCTGGACTGGGATGGCGCTATCATATGCTGAAGATCAATGCCCGCGGATTTTACCAGCACATCGACCAATGGATCCAGTGGATCCCCATGGAGCAGGGCATATACCGCCCCCGCAACGTGAAGCAAGTGAGGACCGATGGCATAGAGACAAGCGTAGAAGACCAGGTGAACATAGGAATAGTGACGGTTCGTGCAAAGCTGTCCTATCAATTTACACAGGCGATAACACTGGAGACGGATGATACGGACGCGGCCGCAGTAGGCAAACAACTGATCTATACTCCCCTTCACACGGGTTCGGGCACCGTGAGTGCTGTGTATAAAACATGGTCGGCCAATGTGTATTTGCAATATTCGGGTAAACGCTTCACAGAATCATCCAATTCGTCGGTGTATGCGCTCGATCCGTTTGTGTTGACCGATTTGTCGCTCAATAAATTGTGGACACAAAATCAACATGATTTCATGCTCTCTTTCCAGGTGAAAAACCTGTTTGATAAAACCTATCAACTCTATGCCGGTCGGGCCATGCCGGGCCGCAACTTTAACTTGAAAATTTCCTATCACTTAAATCGTAAGAAACAATGA
- a CDS encoding transglutaminase family protein, with protein MRYKVKHVTEYTYQDPVSLCHNRVCLTPLNLPQHTCISSQIKIQPPPDDLTYRKDFFGNTVLFFSSYTDHDHLEIVSESEVNLEGRPNADRALDSPVLWKDMQQRLASQDDELFDIIQYTLPSTYIPYSEEIKKFSEDCFAEDATLWSACHALMQKIYKNIEFKPGFTTINTPVEFVVKAKKGVCQDFAHLMISCLRNMGLAARYVSGYIETLPPPGKEKLVGSDASHAWVSVYFPSIGWVEFDPTNNLLPTYNHITVAFGRDYHDVAPIKGIVFSSGKQNLSVKVDVTRLD; from the coding sequence ATGCGATACAAAGTAAAACACGTGACCGAATATACTTACCAGGACCCTGTTAGTCTCTGCCACAATCGCGTTTGCCTCACGCCTTTGAACCTTCCCCAACACACCTGCATTTCTTCCCAGATAAAGATCCAGCCGCCACCGGATGACCTCACCTATCGCAAAGATTTTTTTGGTAACACAGTCTTGTTCTTCTCATCCTATACCGACCATGATCATTTGGAGATCGTCTCCGAAAGTGAAGTAAACCTCGAAGGCCGGCCCAACGCCGATCGCGCCTTGGATTCGCCCGTGTTGTGGAAAGACATGCAGCAACGCCTGGCGTCGCAGGATGACGAACTGTTTGACATCATTCAATACACATTGCCGTCGACTTACATTCCCTACAGCGAAGAGATCAAGAAATTTTCAGAAGACTGTTTTGCAGAAGACGCCACCTTATGGTCGGCTTGCCACGCGTTGATGCAGAAAATTTACAAGAACATCGAATTCAAGCCTGGGTTCACCACCATCAATACCCCGGTGGAATTTGTGGTGAAAGCAAAGAAGGGTGTGTGTCAGGATTTTGCTCACCTCATGATCAGTTGTCTTCGAAACATGGGGCTGGCCGCACGCTACGTAAGTGGCTACATCGAGACCTTGCCACCACCAGGCAAAGAGAAGCTGGTGGGATCGGATGCATCGCATGCCTGGGTATCGGTTTATTTTCCTTCGATCGGCTGGGTGGAGTTCGATCCGACAAACAACTTGTTGCCAACATACAATCACATCACCGTAGCTTTTGGCCGCGACTATCACGACGTGGCTCCAATAAAAGGCATTGTCTTCAGCTCAGGCAAACAAAACCTATCGGTAAAAGTAGACGTCACTCGCCTCGACTAA
- a CDS encoding circularly permuted type 2 ATP-grasp protein yields MESINPNTPLQTWTRGYFANRTQLDECFGFEGEVKDHWKRLLHNIEQLDPQELKSRQQELLKLLKENGVTYNVYGDTDGLNRPWLLDTMPLLIPAAEWRITERGMKQRAYVLNKVLEDLYGERKLLKERIIPPELIYAHSGFLRPCDKIKLPGANQLILYAADLSRGPDGKVWVLKDRTQAPSGMGYALENRSALNRVVPELFRNHQTTKLGGFFNNMMQAFLDIAPQGKEQPRVVLLTPGPRNETYFEHAFLASYMGFTLAQGEDLVVRNGFVWIKTVEGLEKVDIILRRVDDSYCDPLELREDSHLGIPGLLEAIRKGNVSIANPLGSSILENTGLMAFMHNVFKYFLNEDPVFKMVATWWCGQPKEMGFVMDNIDKLVIKKIDRTTGSGTVMGSQLSKQQKEDLIRRMKAQPYLYVGQEEVGFSTSPVFTKGKLEPRYTVLRTFLVAANGGYDIMPGGLTRCSPEKGSFLVSNQDGGIAKDTWVETSVKSNTPSLLHHSDLKRKAVLPSRAAENLFWVGRYAQRVVRTSRFIRIVLRNLGQGGNASNGQESEAQSALLHTITHITGTYPGFLEENETATVEDRLNEIHKLICDQNQHGSIVFTVNNLLKAMYAVRDRWSIDNWRIIDDMEDTKRKLAVLEPQGIRHVFTLLDQLNGSLLSFLEMNRQSMYRGEGWLMYRIGQLIEEISLELTQYRALLTFQYEEHIEFQILEALLVSNQNLSNYRSVYRTYFDIAPAIDLLFLNKQNPISILSQLEQLLKFVEQLPQKEKGAHDSEISNIVFECYSLVRLINVETLMAVDKELEFRLELDRVCEVLNSKISLLSVKLTAWYFSHSTYQYQGTKDNFKLEV; encoded by the coding sequence ATGGAAAGCATAAACCCCAACACCCCGCTGCAAACCTGGACGCGAGGTTACTTTGCAAACCGCACACAGCTGGACGAGTGCTTTGGATTTGAGGGTGAGGTAAAGGACCATTGGAAAAGATTGCTCCACAACATCGAGCAACTCGATCCCCAGGAATTGAAAAGCCGGCAGCAGGAATTGCTAAAGCTCCTCAAAGAAAACGGCGTCACCTACAACGTCTACGGCGACACCGACGGCCTGAACCGGCCTTGGTTGCTCGACACGATGCCCCTGCTCATCCCGGCTGCCGAATGGCGCATCACCGAGCGTGGCATGAAGCAGCGTGCCTATGTGCTAAACAAAGTGTTGGAAGATCTATATGGCGAACGCAAACTGTTGAAGGAGCGGATCATTCCCCCCGAACTGATCTATGCACACTCCGGATTTTTGCGTCCGTGCGATAAAATAAAATTACCCGGTGCCAACCAATTGATCCTCTACGCCGCCGACTTGTCGCGCGGCCCCGATGGAAAAGTGTGGGTGTTGAAAGACAGGACCCAAGCCCCTTCGGGCATGGGCTATGCGTTGGAGAACCGGAGCGCCTTGAACCGCGTGGTCCCCGAACTTTTCCGCAACCACCAAACCACCAAACTCGGAGGCTTCTTCAACAACATGATGCAGGCCTTCCTCGACATTGCCCCGCAAGGCAAGGAGCAACCCCGCGTGGTACTGCTCACCCCAGGCCCGCGAAACGAGACCTACTTTGAACATGCCTTCCTGGCCTCCTACATGGGCTTCACGCTGGCGCAAGGCGAAGACCTGGTGGTGAGGAATGGATTTGTGTGGATAAAAACGGTGGAAGGCCTGGAGAAAGTAGACATCATCCTCCGTCGTGTCGACGACAGCTATTGCGATCCGCTGGAGCTTCGCGAAGACTCGCACCTGGGCATCCCCGGTTTACTGGAAGCCATCCGCAAGGGCAATGTGTCGATAGCCAATCCGTTGGGAAGCAGCATCCTGGAGAACACAGGATTGATGGCCTTCATGCACAATGTGTTCAAATATTTTCTAAACGAAGATCCCGTTTTCAAAATGGTGGCCACCTGGTGGTGCGGGCAACCCAAGGAGATGGGCTTTGTGATGGATAATATCGATAAGCTCGTCATCAAAAAAATTGATCGCACGACCGGATCGGGAACGGTCATGGGCAGCCAGCTTTCCAAACAACAAAAAGAAGATTTGATCCGGCGCATGAAAGCGCAGCCGTATTTATATGTAGGCCAGGAAGAAGTTGGTTTTTCAACATCACCGGTTTTCACAAAGGGCAAATTGGAACCGCGCTACACAGTGTTGCGTACGTTCCTGGTGGCGGCCAATGGCGGCTACGATATCATGCCCGGTGGTCTCACACGTTGTTCGCCCGAGAAGGGTAGTTTTCTGGTGTCGAACCAGGACGGTGGCATCGCCAAGGACACTTGGGTAGAAACTTCGGTGAAGAGCAACACCCCGTCGTTGTTGCATCATTCTGATTTAAAAAGAAAAGCTGTTTTGCCCAGTCGTGCGGCAGAGAACCTTTTTTGGGTAGGGCGTTATGCACAACGGGTAGTCCGTACGTCGCGGTTCATTCGCATCGTATTGCGCAACCTGGGTCAAGGCGGGAATGCCAGCAACGGTCAGGAGTCCGAAGCGCAAAGTGCGCTGCTGCATACCATTACGCACATCACCGGTACGTATCCCGGGTTCCTGGAAGAAAATGAGACGGCTACCGTGGAGGACCGGCTCAACGAGATCCACAAGCTGATCTGCGATCAGAACCAGCATGGAAGCATCGTTTTTACGGTGAATAATTTGTTGAAAGCCATGTACGCCGTGCGCGACCGCTGGTCCATCGACAACTGGCGTATCATCGACGACATGGAGGACACCAAGCGCAAGCTCGCCGTGCTGGAGCCGCAAGGCATACGCCATGTGTTCACGCTGTTGGATCAGCTGAACGGAAGCCTGCTGTCATTTTTGGAGATGAACCGTCAGAGCATGTACCGCGGCGAAGGTTGGTTGATGTATCGCATCGGTCAGCTCATTGAAGAGATATCGCTGGAGTTGACGCAATACCGGGCGCTTCTCACATTTCAATATGAAGAGCACATCGAGTTCCAGATATTGGAAGCCCTGCTGGTGAGCAACCAGAACCTGTCCAACTACAGATCGGTGTATCGCACCTATTTCGATATTGCGCCCGCCATCGACTTGTTATTCCTGAACAAACAGAACCCCATCTCCATACTGTCGCAGCTGGAACAGCTGCTGAAATTCGTGGAGCAGCTTCCGCAAAAAGAAAAGGGCGCTCATGATAGCGAGATCTCCAACATCGTGTTCGAGTGTTACAGCCTGGTGCGCCTCATCAATGTGGAGACGCTGATGGCGGTGGACAAAGAGCTGGAATTCAGGTTAGAGCTGGATCGCGTGTGTGAAGTGCTCAACTCGAAAATATCATTGTTGTCGGTGAAGCTCACGGCCTGGTATTTCAGTCACTCTACGTATCAATACCAGGGCACAAAAGACAATTTCAAATTGGAAGTATAA